The stretch of DNA AGAAGCATCTTCAGATGGAATCAACTGGACTTTTTCGCCCATGGTGGATATTTCTCGTGAGCCGAGATGGGGAAGAGTTTCCGAAGGTTCGGGAGAAGATCCATATTTAGGAAGTGAGATCGCTAAAAATATGGTGTACGGATACCAGGGTAAAGATCTGTCTTTAAGCAATACTATTTTAGCCTGTGTAAAGCATTTTGCGTTATATGGAGCAGGGGAATCGGGGAGAGATTACAATACGGTAGATATGAGCCACGTGAGAATGTTTAATGAATATTTCCCACCATACAAAGCTGCAGTAGATGCTGGTGTTGCCTCTGTTATGGCTTCCTTTAATGAAGTAGACGGTGTTCCTGCAACAGGAAGCAGATGGCTTCAAACGGAAGTTCTTAGAAATAAATGGAATTTCAAAGGTTTTGTAGTAACCGATTATACGGGGATCAATGAAATGGTTGATCATGGAATGGGAGATCTTCAACAGGTTTCAGCATTAGCCTTAAAAGCCGGAGTAGATATGGATATGGTGGGTGAAGGCTTTCTGACGACATTGAAAAAGTCTTTATCAGAAGGAAAGATTACCCAGGCAGAAATTGATATGGCAGCCAAGAGAATTCTTGAAGCTAAATATGATTTAGGATTGTTTAATGACCCTTACCGTTATGGAGATGCAAAACTGGCCGCAAAAGAAGTATATAACTTTGAGAATCGTACTATTGCCAGAAATGCCGCTGCTCAATCGATGGTATTGATGAAAAATGAAAATCAGGTGCTTCCATTGAAAAAATCAGGAACTGTAGCGGTTATCGGTCCTTTGGTTAATAATTCATTGAATATGGCGGGGACCTGGAGTGTTGCTGCGAAACACGACCAGTCAGTTGCTCTAATGAAAGGGCTTCAGGATAATTTTGGCAAAGAGGTGAAATTTATCTCTGCAAAAGGAGCGAATATTGATTACAGTGCCAAATTAGAAGATATCTATGCTGCTCACGGAAAGAAAACAGACAGAGATAACCGTTCAAAAGAAGCACTTTTAAAAGAAGCTGTAGATGTTGCCAATAAAGCCGACGTTATCGTTTTGGCAATTGGAGAATCTGCAGAAATGAGCGGTGAATCTTCTTCCAGGACAGAAATCACAATTCCTCAGTCTCAGGTTGATCTTTTAAATGAATTGAAGAAAACAGGAAAACCGATTGCAATGATTCTTTTCACAGGACGTCCATTAGCTTTGACGAATGTGAAAGATGCGCCGGACGCCATTCTGAATGTATGGTTTTCAGGTTCTGAAGCCGGTAATGCTATTTCTGATGTCTTATTTGGAAAAGTAAATCCTTCCGGCAAATTGCCGATGACTTTCCCAAGAAGTCTTGGACAGATTCCGATCTATTATAATGCTAAAAATACAGGGCGACCGCTAAGTCAGGAGCTGGTTGATAAATGTGAGTACCAAAGATTCCGTTCCAATTATATGGATGAATGCAATACACCTCTTTATCCATTTGGTTATGGATTAAGCTATACCCAATTCAATTATTCTGATCTTACCATTTCAAATTCCAATCCCAAAGGAAACCAAACGATTCAGGCTTCAGTGACGGTGACGAACTCCGGAAACTATGATGGTGCTGAGGTGGTACAATTATATATCAGAGATATGGTAGGAAGCATTACAAGACCGGTAAAAGAACTGAAAGGGTTCCAAAAAGTTTTCCTGAAAAAAGGAGAATCTAAAAAGGTAACTTTCGATATTACTCCTGAAAGTCTGAAGTTCTACAATGGAGATTTGAAATTTGACTGGGAACCGGGAGAATTTGATATCATGATAGGAACGAACTCGGAAGAAGTAAAACACTCAAAAATCAATTGGATAAAATAATTTTCATAAGCCATTCATTTTGAATGGCTTTTTTGTATCTTAGAATTAAATTTGCTTAAAACCTTACTTTTGGCACGGTTTTTACCAAATTGAAAAAACAATAATCAATATAAAAATGAAAAAAACAATTTTATTCAGCGCCATGTTCCTAGGATCATTAGTATTTGCACAAACCAAACCTGTAGTAGGTGGAGACAGAGACGCTCATGGATGCATAGGATCAGCAGGGTATACCTATTCTCAGGTAAAAAAAGATTGTGTAAGGGTTTTTGAACAGAAAATCAAGTTAACAGAAGTAAAGCCTGAAGGAAGCTCCACTTCAATGACAGCAGTAATTTTTAGTAAGGACATGAAAAAAGCGGAAGTATTTCTTCCCGAAGATAACACAGGAAGTATGATCCTGACCAGAATGGGGAAAGGAAAAGCATGGAAAAAAGACAACTATACGCTTGTTCCTTACAAAAAGAACGGATATCAACTTAAAAAAGATAATGTGGTGATCTATAAATAATCACACTATCCAAAATAATAATAAAGAAGCGGTCTCAAAAAACGGGATCGCTTCTTTTTTGGTTTAGCCACGAATGCACGATTTATCATAGTAATTTGAAACCCACAGTAATATATTTTGTGCATTCGTGGCTAAAAATAATGATGTATTCTCCTAAAGAAACCAAACATCTTTTATGTGAGAACTCCCTTTCATATTTTGAGCGGAATACTTATAAAACAGGCTTTAGTTGGTCTTAATAATAAGAAATAATCTTTTGGTCCGAGCCAAAGCTTAAAAGCATCATAACAATTTTCATCTCTCGCTGGAAATACGTATTTTTGTACTTCTAAAAAGTAATAAGAAAGAATGAATTCCTACAAAAATCCATTGGAAGAGCGCTACTCCAGTGAAGAAATGTTATTTAATTTCTCACATAATAACAAATTCCGTACTTGGAGACAGCTTTGGATCGCTCTTGCTGAAATCGAAAAAGACCTTGGACTTGAGATTTCTGACGAACAGATTGCAGAGTTGAAAGCTAATGCTGAAAATATCGATTTCGATAAAGCAGCCGAATATGAGAAAAAATTCCGTCATGATGTAATGGCTCACGTTCATACGTATGGTGATGTGGCGCCTTCAGCAAAGGGAATTATACATTTAGGAGCTACTTCAGCTTTTGTAGGAGATAATACAGACTTAATCCAAATCCGTGACGGGCTTTTGATCTTAAAGAAAAAGCTGGTTAACGTGATGAAAAATCTTGCTGATTTTTCGATACAATATAAAGACCTTCCTACTTTAGGATTCACCCACTTCCAGCCGGCTCAGCTAACAACGGTTGGGAAAAGAGTTACGTTGTGGTTACAAAGTTTGGTTCTTGATATTGAAGAGCTGGATTTCTTCCTTGAAACTTTACGTTTCAGAGGAGTAAAAGGAACTACAGGTACTGCCGCAAGTTTCCTGGAGCTTTTCAACGGTGATTATTCCAAAGTAAAACATTTAGATAAAGAACTTTCCAAAAGATTCGGTTTCGAAAAAGTTTTCGGAGTTTCAGGTCAGACTTATGACCGAAAAATTGATGCTAAAGTGGTTGCGTTATTAGGCAATATTGCTCAATCGGCTCACAAATTCACCAATGATTTACGTTTACTTCAAAACCTTAAGGAAATTGAAGAACCATTCGAGAAAAACCAAATCGGTTCATCGGCGATGGCTTACAAACGCAATCCAATGAGAAGTGAAAGAATTGGAGCATTGGCAAAATATGTAATGTCTTTGACAACCAGTTCTGCAATGGTAGCTTCTACACAATGGTTTGAGAGAACATTAGATGACTCTGCCAACAAGAGATTAACCATTCCACAGGCA from Chryseobacterium piperi encodes:
- the purB gene encoding adenylosuccinate lyase, which produces MNSYKNPLEERYSSEEMLFNFSHNNKFRTWRQLWIALAEIEKDLGLEISDEQIAELKANAENIDFDKAAEYEKKFRHDVMAHVHTYGDVAPSAKGIIHLGATSAFVGDNTDLIQIRDGLLILKKKLVNVMKNLADFSIQYKDLPTLGFTHFQPAQLTTVGKRVTLWLQSLVLDIEELDFFLETLRFRGVKGTTGTAASFLELFNGDYSKVKHLDKELSKRFGFEKVFGVSGQTYDRKIDAKVVALLGNIAQSAHKFTNDLRLLQNLKEIEEPFEKNQIGSSAMAYKRNPMRSERIGALAKYVMSLTTSSAMVASTQWFERTLDDSANKRLTIPQAFLAVDAILLIWNNIMNGIVVYPNRINKHIEEELPFMATEYIIMEEVKAGGDRQEIHEVIRVHSMEASKKVKEEGKENDLIERILNDDSLKLDKSKLKEVLDPKNFIGFAPIQTEEFIKNEVQPILDQNKDLIGLEADLKV
- the bglX gene encoding beta-glucosidase BglX, with translation MSKKLIVIAALALSPMFLAQEMVTKPVQSYQTAQYQSKKKAFVDQLLSKMTLDEKIGQLNLPSSGDFTTGLAQSSDIGKKVEQGLVGGLFNIKGADKIKAVQKVAVEKSRLKIPLIFGMDVIHGYETTFPIPLGLAASWDMNLIQQSARVAAREASSDGINWTFSPMVDISREPRWGRVSEGSGEDPYLGSEIAKNMVYGYQGKDLSLSNTILACVKHFALYGAGESGRDYNTVDMSHVRMFNEYFPPYKAAVDAGVASVMASFNEVDGVPATGSRWLQTEVLRNKWNFKGFVVTDYTGINEMVDHGMGDLQQVSALALKAGVDMDMVGEGFLTTLKKSLSEGKITQAEIDMAAKRILEAKYDLGLFNDPYRYGDAKLAAKEVYNFENRTIARNAAAQSMVLMKNENQVLPLKKSGTVAVIGPLVNNSLNMAGTWSVAAKHDQSVALMKGLQDNFGKEVKFISAKGANIDYSAKLEDIYAAHGKKTDRDNRSKEALLKEAVDVANKADVIVLAIGESAEMSGESSSRTEITIPQSQVDLLNELKKTGKPIAMILFTGRPLALTNVKDAPDAILNVWFSGSEAGNAISDVLFGKVNPSGKLPMTFPRSLGQIPIYYNAKNTGRPLSQELVDKCEYQRFRSNYMDECNTPLYPFGYGLSYTQFNYSDLTISNSNPKGNQTIQASVTVTNSGNYDGAEVVQLYIRDMVGSITRPVKELKGFQKVFLKKGESKKVTFDITPESLKFYNGDLKFDWEPGEFDIMIGTNSEEVKHSKINWIK